From Chloroflexota bacterium, the proteins below share one genomic window:
- a CDS encoding bifunctional 4'-phosphopantothenoylcysteine decarboxylase/phosphopantothenoylcysteine synthetase encodes MSQHPLQHKNIILGVTGSIAAYKAADLASKLAQSGANVNVVLTDAATKFIAPLTFQSVTGQPAYTDADLWGADAHVLHIGLARKADALLIAPATANTLAKLAHGQADDLICLTALALGSEANAAPLMIAPAMDAGMY; translated from the coding sequence ATGTCTCAACACCCACTCCAACACAAGAACATCATTCTGGGCGTCACCGGCAGTATTGCAGCCTATAAAGCAGCCGACCTCGCCAGCAAACTCGCCCAAAGCGGCGCGAATGTCAATGTTGTACTCACCGATGCCGCCACAAAATTCATCGCCCCGCTGACGTTTCAATCTGTCACCGGACAGCCCGCCTATACCGATGCCGATCTCTGGGGCGCGGATGCACATGTGCTGCACATCGGGTTGGCGCGCAAGGCCGATGCGCTGCTCATCGCTCCGGCAACTGCCAATACGCTCGCCAAACTTGCCCACGGTCAGGCCGACGATCTCATCTGCCTGACAGCCTTGGCATTGGGAAGCGAAGCAAATGCCGCGCCCCTGATGATTGCCCCGGCAATGGACGCGGGCATGTAC
- a CDS encoding class I SAM-dependent methyltransferase: MQDEFIHTITNTLDLLTDTYNYNHWIYSLMRPHLGERILEIGAGIGNITQFLLSSKEVVCLDFEDEYVNILREYAKTHKNITPLQLSLLDLPAAQAPLDYFDTVLCINVLEHIENDLLAVQQMASVLKPGGKLWLYVPAGPWAYGALDKELGHFRRYSRTRLRSLANDARLELIECHYVNLVGVFGWYWSARVRKDQVIRRENAHLMDRLVPYLSAIERLARPPFGQSLVAVMARSENLSESPLG; encoded by the coding sequence ATGCAGGATGAATTTATCCATACGATTACAAATACTTTAGATTTATTAACAGATACCTATAATTACAACCACTGGATTTATTCGTTGATGCGTCCGCATTTGGGCGAGCGGATTTTAGAAATTGGTGCAGGAATCGGGAATATCACGCAATTTTTATTGTCAAGTAAAGAGGTAGTATGCCTGGACTTTGAAGATGAATACGTGAATATTTTGCGCGAATACGCAAAGACCCACAAGAATATTACCCCTTTGCAATTGAGTTTGCTCGATTTGCCCGCAGCGCAAGCGCCGCTGGATTATTTTGATACAGTTTTATGTATAAATGTGTTGGAACATATTGAAAATGATCTCTTGGCTGTTCAGCAAATGGCGTCGGTGTTGAAGCCCGGAGGGAAATTGTGGCTTTATGTCCCCGCCGGGCCATGGGCCTATGGCGCATTGGACAAAGAATTGGGGCATTTTCGCCGCTATAGCCGTACGCGGTTACGATCGTTGGCAAACGATGCCAGGCTGGAATTAATCGAATGCCATTATGTGAATTTGGTTGGCGTTTTTGGCTGGTACTGGTCGGCGCGGGTGCGGAAAGACCAGGTAATTCGCCGCGAAAATGCCCATCTGATGGATCGCCTAGTGCCATATCTCTCCGCTATTGAGCGCCTGGCGCGGCCTCCTTTTGGACAGTCGCTGGTGGCGGTAATGGCCCGCTCAGAAAATCTCTCGGAATCTCCTTTGGGATAG